A window of Candidatus Pantoea floridensis contains these coding sequences:
- the fdnG gene encoding formate dehydrogenase-N subunit alpha, with amino-acid sequence MNVSRRKFFKVCAGGMAGTTAALLGFAPEVALAETRQYKLLRARETRNTCTYCSVGCGLLMYSLGDGAKNAKETIFHIEGDPDHPVSRGALCPKGAGLLDFVHSDSRLHFPEYRAPGSNKWQRISWDDAFDRIAKLMKADRDANFIAQNAAGVTVNRWLSTGMLCASASSNETGYLTQKFTRSLGMLAVDNQARVUHGPTVASLAPTFGRGAMTNHWVDIRNANLIVVMGGNAAEAHPVGFRWAMEAKIHNKAKLIVIDPRFTRTASVADFYTPIRSGTDITFLSGVLLWLLQNDKIQHEYVQAYTNASLIVREDYHFEDGLFSGYDEENRKYDKTSWNYEMGDDGFAKRDATLTHPRCVWNLLKQHVSRYTPEIVERICGTPKADFLHVCELIGETSARDRTTSFLYALGWTQHSVGAQNIRTMAMIQLLLGNMGMIGGGVNALRGHSNIQGLTDLGLLSQSLPGYMTLPSEKQADLQTYLAANTPKALLPGQVNYWSNYPKFFVSQMKAFFGDKAQKENSWGFDWLPKWDKGYDVLQYFEMMSQGKVNGYLCQGFNPVASFPNKRKVIASLSKLKFLVTIDPLNTETSTFWENHDEFNDVDPSQIQTEVFRLPSTCFAEENGSIVNSGRWLQWHFKGQDAPGEALNDGEILSGIYSRLRKMYASEGGALPEQVLNMSWNYKTPENPAPEEVAMESNGKALADVFDDKGTLLVKKGQQLSTFAHLKDDGSTSSGCWIFAGSWTPEGNQMARRDNTDPTGLGNTLNWSWAWPLNRRILYNRASADPQGNPWDPKRQILKWDGSKWGGMDVPDYSAAAPGSDVGPFIMQPEGLGRLFALDKMAEGPFPEHYEPFETPIGTNPLHPNVVSNPAARVFKDDLASMGQAEQFPYVGTTYRLTEHFHYWTKHARLNAIAQPEQFIEIGEKLANKLGIAQGDTVKVSSNRGYIKAKAVVTKRIRPLNVDGKIVDTIGIPIHWGYQGVAKKGFIANTLTPFVGDANTQTPEFKAFLVNVEKV; translated from the coding sequence ATGAATGTCAGCCGAAGAAAATTCTTCAAAGTATGCGCTGGCGGTATGGCAGGGACAACGGCAGCACTGCTCGGCTTTGCGCCGGAAGTGGCATTGGCGGAAACACGACAGTACAAACTGCTGCGTGCCCGCGAAACCCGTAACACCTGTACTTACTGCTCAGTCGGCTGTGGCTTGTTAATGTACAGCCTCGGCGACGGCGCGAAAAACGCCAAAGAGACCATTTTCCATATTGAAGGGGATCCGGATCATCCGGTGAGCCGCGGTGCATTGTGCCCGAAAGGCGCAGGCCTGCTCGACTTCGTGCACAGCGACAGTCGTCTGCATTTCCCGGAATATCGCGCACCAGGCTCCAATAAATGGCAGCGCATTAGCTGGGATGATGCCTTTGATCGCATCGCCAAGCTGATGAAAGCTGACCGCGATGCCAATTTCATCGCGCAAAATGCGGCGGGCGTGACGGTTAACCGTTGGCTCTCCACCGGCATGCTGTGCGCTTCGGCATCCAGCAATGAAACCGGCTATTTAACCCAGAAATTTACCCGATCGCTCGGCATGTTAGCGGTCGACAACCAGGCACGCGTTTGACACGGACCAACGGTAGCAAGTCTTGCTCCAACATTTGGTCGCGGTGCGATGACCAACCACTGGGTCGACATCCGTAATGCCAATCTGATCGTTGTGATGGGCGGGAACGCGGCTGAAGCGCATCCTGTCGGTTTCCGCTGGGCGATGGAAGCCAAGATTCACAACAAAGCCAAACTGATAGTTATCGATCCGCGCTTTACGCGTACGGCATCGGTCGCTGATTTCTATACGCCGATTCGCTCGGGCACCGACATCACCTTCCTGTCGGGCGTACTGCTGTGGCTGCTGCAAAACGACAAAATCCAGCATGAATATGTGCAGGCGTACACCAATGCCAGCCTGATCGTGCGTGAGGATTATCACTTTGAAGATGGCCTGTTCAGCGGCTACGACGAAGAGAATCGCAAATACGATAAAACCAGCTGGAACTACGAGATGGGCGACGACGGCTTCGCCAAACGCGACGCCACGCTCACCCATCCGCGCTGCGTGTGGAACCTGCTGAAACAGCACGTCAGCCGCTACACGCCGGAGATCGTCGAACGTATCTGCGGTACGCCGAAAGCAGACTTCCTGCACGTTTGCGAACTGATTGGCGAAACCAGCGCGCGCGATCGTACCACCTCGTTCCTGTATGCGCTCGGCTGGACGCAGCACTCGGTGGGCGCGCAGAACATCCGCACCATGGCGATGATTCAGCTGCTGCTCGGCAACATGGGCATGATTGGCGGCGGCGTAAATGCGCTGCGCGGCCACTCCAATATTCAGGGGCTCACCGATCTCGGCCTGCTGTCGCAAAGCCTGCCGGGTTACATGACTTTGCCGTCGGAGAAACAAGCCGATCTGCAAACCTATCTGGCTGCCAATACGCCAAAAGCGCTGCTGCCGGGTCAGGTGAACTACTGGAGCAACTATCCGAAATTCTTTGTCAGCCAGATGAAAGCCTTCTTCGGCGACAAAGCCCAGAAGGAAAATAGCTGGGGCTTCGATTGGTTGCCGAAGTGGGACAAAGGCTACGATGTGCTGCAGTACTTCGAAATGATGTCGCAAGGTAAGGTCAACGGCTATCTGTGTCAGGGCTTTAACCCGGTGGCGTCGTTCCCGAATAAGCGCAAAGTGATCGCTTCGCTGTCGAAGCTGAAGTTCCTGGTCACCATCGATCCGCTCAACACCGAAACCTCAACCTTCTGGGAGAATCACGACGAATTTAATGATGTTGATCCGTCACAGATTCAAACCGAAGTGTTCCGCTTACCATCCACCTGCTTCGCCGAAGAGAACGGTTCCATCGTTAACTCCGGTCGCTGGCTGCAGTGGCACTTCAAAGGCCAGGATGCGCCAGGCGAAGCGCTGAATGATGGCGAGATTCTTTCCGGCATTTACTCTCGCCTGCGCAAGATGTACGCCAGTGAAGGCGGTGCGCTGCCTGAGCAGGTGTTGAACATGAGCTGGAACTATAAAACGCCTGAAAATCCTGCCCCGGAAGAAGTGGCGATGGAGAGCAACGGTAAAGCGCTGGCGGACGTGTTCGATGACAAAGGCACGCTGCTGGTGAAAAAAGGCCAACAGCTCAGCACCTTTGCCCATCTGAAAGATGACGGCAGTACCAGCAGCGGCTGCTGGATTTTCGCCGGCAGCTGGACGCCAGAAGGCAACCAGATGGCGCGCCGTGACAACACCGATCCAACCGGACTCGGCAACACGCTGAACTGGAGCTGGGCATGGCCGCTCAACCGCCGCATTCTCTACAACCGCGCCTCGGCGGATCCGCAAGGCAATCCGTGGGATCCTAAACGTCAGATCCTGAAGTGGGATGGCAGCAAATGGGGCGGCATGGATGTGCCGGACTACAGCGCCGCCGCGCCGGGCAGCGATGTCGGGCCGTTCATCATGCAGCCAGAAGGTCTTGGTCGCCTGTTTGCGCTCGACAAAATGGCCGAAGGTCCGTTCCCGGAACACTACGAGCCGTTTGAAACGCCGATTGGCACCAACCCGCTGCATCCGAATGTGGTATCCAACCCGGCGGCGCGCGTGTTCAAGGACGATTTGGCCTCGATGGGCCAGGCGGAGCAGTTCCCATATGTCGGCACCACCTATCGTCTCACCGAGCATTTCCATTACTGGACCAAGCACGCGCGGCTCAACGCCATCGCGCAGCCGGAGCAGTTTATTGAAATCGGCGAGAAGCTGGCCAACAAGCTCGGCATCGCGCAGGGCGATACGGTGAAAGTGAGCTCCAATCGCGGCTATATCAAAGCCAAAGCGGTGGTCACCAAGCGCATCCGTCCACTGAACGTCGACGGCAAAATCGTCGATACCATCGGCATTCCGATTCACTGGGGCTATCAGGGCGTGGCGAAGAAAGGCTTTATCGCTAATACCCTGACGCCGTTTGTCGGTGATGCCAACACGCAAACGCCAGAATTCAAGGCGTTCCTGGTCAACGTCGAGAAGGTGTAA
- the fdxH gene encoding formate dehydrogenase subunit beta — protein MAYQSQDIIRRSATNGLTPAPQARNHQQEVAKLIDVTTCIGCKACQVACSEWNDIRDEVGHNVGVYDNPADLTAKSWTVMRFSEVEENGKLEWLIRKDGCMHCADPGCLKACPSEGAIIQYANGIVDFQSEQCIGCGYCIAGCPFDVPRLNKDDNRVYKCTLCVDRVNVGQEPACVKTCPTGAIHFGSKSDMQALAGERVAELNTRGYANAGLYDPAGVGGTHVMYVLHHADKPQLYHGLPENPSISPAVTFWKGIWKPLAAIGFAATFAASVFHYVGVGPNRVEEDEDENLHEKEERE, from the coding sequence ATGGCTTATCAATCTCAAGACATTATCCGCCGCTCCGCCACCAATGGACTCACGCCTGCCCCGCAGGCGCGTAACCATCAGCAGGAAGTGGCGAAACTGATCGACGTGACCACCTGTATCGGCTGCAAAGCGTGTCAGGTGGCGTGTTCAGAGTGGAACGATATCCGCGATGAAGTGGGGCATAACGTGGGGGTATATGACAACCCCGCCGATTTAACCGCCAAATCCTGGACGGTGATGCGCTTCTCAGAAGTGGAGGAGAACGGCAAGTTAGAGTGGCTGATCCGCAAGGATGGCTGCATGCACTGCGCCGATCCCGGCTGTCTGAAAGCCTGCCCCTCTGAAGGTGCGATTATTCAGTACGCTAACGGCATCGTCGATTTTCAGTCCGAACAGTGCATTGGCTGCGGCTACTGCATTGCGGGCTGTCCGTTCGACGTGCCGCGTCTGAATAAAGATGATAACCGCGTGTATAAATGCACGCTGTGCGTCGATCGTGTCAATGTGGGCCAGGAACCGGCATGCGTGAAAACCTGCCCGACCGGTGCGATTCATTTCGGCAGCAAAAGCGATATGCAGGCGCTGGCGGGTGAACGCGTGGCCGAGCTCAACACGCGCGGTTATGCCAATGCGGGCTTGTACGATCCCGCAGGCGTGGGCGGCACACACGTGATGTACGTGCTGCACCACGCCGACAAGCCGCAGCTCTATCACGGTTTGCCAGAAAATCCGAGCATCAGCCCGGCGGTGACGTTCTGGAAGGGGATCTGGAAACCGCTGGCGGCCATCGGTTTTGCCGCCACCTTTGCTGCCTCGGTGTTCCACTACGTCGGCGTAGGCCCGAACCGCGTGGAAGAGGATGAAGACGAGAACCTGCACGAAAAAGAGGAGCGCGAATAA
- the fdoI gene encoding formate dehydrogenase cytochrome b556 subunit, producing MKKRDRLVRYSAPERINHWIVAFCFVFAALSGLGFFFPSFNWLMHVLGTPQLARILHPFVGVVMFAAFIIMFLRYWKHNLINREDLVWAKNIRKIVQNEEVGDTGKYNFGQKCVFWAAIISLVLLLVSGIVIWRPYFAGAFAIPLIRAALVVHSVSAVALIVVIMVHIYAALWVKGTITAMVEGWVPAAWAKKHHPRWYREQRQRQTQQEKRP from the coding sequence ATGAAAAAACGCGATCGTCTGGTGCGCTACAGCGCACCGGAACGCATCAATCACTGGATTGTGGCGTTCTGTTTTGTCTTCGCCGCGCTGAGCGGACTGGGTTTCTTTTTCCCTTCGTTTAACTGGCTGATGCACGTTCTTGGCACGCCGCAGCTGGCGCGCATCCTGCATCCGTTTGTCGGTGTAGTGATGTTTGCCGCCTTTATCATCATGTTCTTACGTTATTGGAAACATAATCTGATCAACCGTGAAGACCTGGTGTGGGCGAAAAACATCCGCAAAATCGTGCAAAACGAAGAGGTGGGCGACACCGGCAAATACAACTTCGGGCAGAAGTGTGTGTTCTGGGCTGCTATCATCAGCTTAGTCTTGCTGCTGGTGAGCGGGATTGTCATCTGGCGCCCTTACTTTGCCGGCGCCTTTGCCATTCCGCTGATTCGCGCCGCCTTAGTGGTGCATTCGGTCTCAGCTGTGGCGCTGATCGTGGTGATTATGGTGCACATTTACGCCGCGTTGTGGGTAAAAGGCACCATTACCGCCATGGTTGAGGGCTGGGTTCCGGCCGCGTGGGCGAAGAAACATCATCCACGCTGGTATCGCGAGCAGCGCCAACGCCAAACACAACAGGAAAAACGTCCCTGA
- the fdhE gene encoding formate dehydrogenase accessory protein FdhE has translation MSIRIIPQDQLEKGEKHTAEQVPPLLFPRLKNLYSRRAARLRDLAAKNPLGDYLRFAAVIAEAQEIVLYDHPLQLDLQQRLAQSAEQGKPPLDIHTYPRDAHWQRLLHSLIAELKPEMSGQALAVLENLEKASTTELENLAQALLEGDFAQVSSDKSPFIWAALSIYWAQMAALIPGKARAEYGEHRQFCPVCASVPVTSVVHMSVGQQGLRYLHCNLCESEWYVVRSKCSNCEQTGDLHYWSLDSEKAAVKAESCGDCGTYLKMLYQEKDPAVEPVADDLASLVLDARMEQEGFARSSLNPFMFPGD, from the coding sequence ATGAGTATTCGCATCATCCCGCAGGACCAGCTGGAGAAAGGCGAAAAGCACACGGCGGAGCAGGTTCCGCCGTTACTTTTCCCCCGGTTGAAAAATCTGTATAGCCGCCGCGCGGCGCGTTTGCGCGATCTGGCCGCGAAGAATCCGCTGGGTGATTACCTGCGCTTTGCCGCGGTGATCGCCGAGGCGCAGGAGATCGTGCTGTATGACCATCCGCTGCAGCTTGATCTGCAGCAGCGGCTGGCGCAAAGCGCCGAGCAGGGCAAACCGCCGCTCGATATCCACACCTATCCGCGCGATGCGCACTGGCAACGTCTGCTGCATTCGCTGATTGCCGAGCTGAAGCCGGAAATGAGCGGTCAGGCGCTGGCGGTGCTGGAGAATCTGGAAAAAGCCTCCACCACCGAGCTGGAAAATCTGGCACAGGCGCTGCTGGAAGGTGATTTTGCCCAGGTCAGCAGCGACAAATCGCCCTTTATCTGGGCGGCGCTGTCGATCTACTGGGCGCAGATGGCGGCATTGATTCCTGGCAAAGCGCGCGCGGAATATGGCGAGCATCGCCAGTTCTGTCCGGTGTGCGCCAGCGTGCCGGTGACCAGCGTGGTGCACATGAGCGTGGGCCAGCAGGGATTACGCTATCTGCACTGCAATCTGTGTGAAAGCGAATGGTATGTAGTGCGCAGCAAATGCTCCAACTGCGAACAAACTGGCGATCTGCATTACTGGTCGCTGGACAGTGAAAAAGCGGCGGTGAAAGCAGAAAGCTGCGGCGACTGCGGTACCTATCTGAAGATGCTGTATCAGGAGAAGGATCCCGCCGTGGAGCCCGTCGCCGATGATTTGGCCTCGCTGGTGCTGGATGCCCGCATGGAGCAGGAAGGATTCGCACGCAGCAGTTTGAATCCGTTTATGTTCCCCGGCGATTAA
- a CDS encoding glutathione S-transferase, producing MKLIGSYTSPFVRKISVILLEKGLVFEFVNQSPWTDDTHVPQYNPLGKVPALIDDNQLTWFDSSIIAQVIELRGDAPALLPDDPLRALQIRQLEKLADGINDAAVMIVREQMRPGDRQSEEVLLRNRDKIQRGLDALETAAAQGELLNSGALNLADIATGCMLGYLNFRRVMPNWCVNRPALVKLAETLFERESFARTVPPTC from the coding sequence ATGAAACTGATTGGCAGCTACACCAGCCCTTTTGTACGCAAAATTTCGGTGATTTTGCTGGAAAAAGGTCTGGTTTTTGAATTCGTGAATCAATCTCCGTGGACCGACGACACTCATGTGCCGCAATACAATCCGCTGGGCAAAGTGCCGGCGCTAATTGATGACAATCAGCTCACCTGGTTTGACTCCTCCATCATTGCGCAGGTAATTGAACTGCGCGGTGACGCGCCTGCCCTGCTGCCCGATGATCCCCTCCGCGCTTTGCAAATCCGTCAGCTGGAAAAACTGGCCGACGGCATCAATGACGCCGCGGTGATGATCGTGCGTGAGCAAATGCGTCCCGGCGATCGGCAATCCGAAGAGGTGCTGCTGCGCAATCGCGATAAAATCCAGCGCGGCCTTGATGCACTGGAAACCGCCGCCGCGCAGGGGGAACTGCTCAATAGCGGCGCGCTCAATCTGGCGGATATCGCCACCGGCTGCATGCTTGGCTACCTCAACTTCCGCCGCGTCATGCCAAACTGGTGCGTGAATCGCCCGGCGCTGGTGAAGCTGGCTGAAACCCTATTTGAACGGGAAAGTTTTGCCCGCACCGTACCCCCCACTTGTTAA
- the selA gene encoding L-seryl-tRNA(Sec) selenium transferase: MKTLYSQLPAIDSLLRDPALQPLLAQTGTAFTTHQLRAMQQEAREHIQQHQTLPAWHANWPQEALRRAARQQQSALRPVFNLTGTVLHTNLGRAQLSDRAIEAVVNCLRQPVTLEYALDEAARGHRDNAVSALLCELTGAEAACIVNNNAAAVLLMLAALAPGREVIVSRGELVEIGGAFRIPDVMRQAGCTLVEVGTTNRTHLKDYRAAIAENSGLLMKVHTSNYQIQGFTHAVTEAELVELGEAYQLPVITDLGSGSLIDMTGFGLPAEPMPQQLIAAGVSLVSFSGDKLLGGPQAGIIIGKKALIEQLQSHPLKRALRVDKMTLAALEATLQLYRQPETLREALPTLRLLTRCSQDILQQAERVMPPLAQRYSADFSLAIAACSSQIGSGSLPVERIPSYAITFTPRDGRGSHLNHLSQRWRSLARPVIGRIQEGKLWLDLRCLDDETALIQALVA; the protein is encoded by the coding sequence ATGAAAACCCTGTACAGCCAACTACCTGCGATCGATAGCCTGCTGCGCGATCCCGCGCTGCAGCCGCTGCTTGCTCAAACCGGTACCGCCTTTACCACCCATCAGCTACGCGCCATGCAGCAGGAAGCGCGTGAACACATTCAGCAGCATCAAACCTTGCCCGCCTGGCACGCCAACTGGCCGCAGGAAGCATTACGGCGTGCAGCACGACAGCAGCAAAGTGCGCTACGCCCGGTGTTTAATCTCACCGGCACGGTGCTGCACACTAATCTCGGCCGCGCACAACTGAGCGATCGCGCCATTGAAGCGGTGGTTAACTGTTTACGCCAGCCGGTAACGCTGGAATACGCGCTGGATGAGGCGGCCCGTGGCCATCGCGATAATGCCGTCAGTGCGCTGCTGTGCGAGTTAACCGGCGCCGAAGCGGCATGCATCGTCAATAACAACGCGGCGGCAGTTTTGCTGATGCTGGCGGCCTTAGCGCCGGGGCGTGAAGTGATAGTCTCGCGCGGCGAGCTGGTCGAAATTGGCGGCGCTTTCCGTATTCCTGACGTAATGCGTCAAGCGGGCTGCACACTGGTTGAAGTTGGCACCACCAATCGTACTCACCTGAAGGATTATCGCGCCGCGATCGCAGAAAATAGCGGCCTGTTGATGAAGGTGCATACCAGTAATTACCAGATTCAGGGCTTTACCCATGCGGTAACCGAAGCGGAGTTGGTTGAGTTAGGCGAAGCGTATCAATTGCCGGTGATTACCGATCTTGGCAGCGGTTCGCTTATAGATATGACCGGGTTTGGCCTACCCGCCGAGCCGATGCCGCAGCAGCTGATTGCCGCCGGCGTCAGTTTAGTCAGTTTCTCTGGCGACAAGCTGTTAGGCGGACCGCAGGCTGGCATCATCATCGGTAAAAAAGCGCTGATTGAGCAGCTGCAATCGCATCCGCTGAAGCGTGCTCTGCGCGTTGATAAAATGACGCTCGCCGCGCTGGAAGCGACCTTGCAACTGTATCGTCAGCCAGAAACCTTGCGTGAAGCCTTGCCGACGCTACGGCTGCTGACGCGCTGCTCGCAGGATATTCTGCAGCAGGCTGAACGGGTAATGCCGCCCTTAGCGCAACGTTATAGCGCTGATTTTTCACTGGCGATCGCGGCGTGTTCATCACAAATTGGTAGCGGATCGCTGCCGGTTGAGCGCATTCCCAGTTATGCCATCACCTTCACACCGCGCGATGGTCGCGGCAGTCACCTAAACCACTTGTCGCAACGCTGGCGTAGCCTGGCGCGCCCGGTGATTGGTCGCATTCAGGAAGGCAAACTGTGGCTGGATTTACGCTGCCTCGATGATGAAACCGCCCTGATTCAGGCGTTAGTCGCATGA
- the selB gene encoding selenocysteine-specific translation elongation factor, producing MIIATAGHVDHGKTALLQALTGVDADRLPEEKRRGMTIDLGYAYWPQPDGRVLGFIDVPGHEKFLANMLAGIGGIHHALLVVACDDGVMPQTREHLQLLSMAGQPPLSVALTKADCVDEARIAEVQQQVAQLTQQLGWLAVPQFVTSSHTQHGIDALRRHLSTLQEPAFDTRYRFRLAIDRAFTLKGTGLVVTGTALSGEINVGDTLWLSSLNVPLRVRALHAQNQSVTRAQAGERIALNIVGDVEKAQIARGDWLLAEPQPQGTTRLTVALRLLQPLKSTSQPIHVHHAASRVTGRIMLLADNLAEIVLNEPLWLAENDRLIIRDSSAQQTLGGARVLLLNSKKRGKRQADYLAWLQQLAASEGDDANLRAHLTYQPCESAELAWARQLTPPALDALMENVSPVQLGNALMSAAQAANWQQTLLEALAHFHQQHPEVPGIGQDRLRRVAMSHQPAAWVFALIEQLLAQGQLQQRQGWLHLPDFEPRFNPQEEIVWQQVGPLFSDQPLWVRDIALTLQQDEQTIRSLLLTAARLGHITAIVRDRYYRSDQIQIFADLIRQRAAQGGSTSAADFRNQLGTGRKVAVQILEFFDRSGFTRRRGNDHLLRDARLFPTSSA from the coding sequence ATGATTATTGCCACCGCTGGGCACGTCGATCACGGCAAAACCGCACTGTTGCAAGCATTAACCGGCGTCGATGCCGATCGCCTGCCGGAAGAGAAACGGCGCGGTATGACTATCGATCTCGGCTACGCCTACTGGCCGCAGCCGGATGGGCGCGTGCTCGGCTTTATTGATGTACCGGGCCACGAAAAATTCCTCGCCAATATGCTGGCCGGCATTGGCGGCATTCATCATGCGCTGCTGGTGGTGGCCTGTGACGATGGCGTGATGCCGCAAACGCGCGAACATCTGCAATTGCTGAGCATGGCCGGCCAGCCGCCGCTCAGCGTGGCGCTGACCAAAGCCGATTGCGTGGATGAAGCGCGCATCGCCGAAGTGCAGCAGCAGGTAGCTCAGCTCACGCAACAGCTTGGCTGGCTGGCGGTGCCACAATTTGTCACCAGCAGCCACACGCAGCACGGCATCGATGCGCTGCGGCGGCATCTCAGCACCCTGCAGGAGCCGGCGTTCGACACTCGCTACCGTTTTCGTCTCGCCATCGATCGCGCCTTTACCTTAAAAGGCACCGGTTTGGTGGTCACCGGCACCGCGCTGTCGGGGGAGATCAACGTCGGCGACACGCTGTGGCTTAGCAGCCTGAATGTGCCACTGCGCGTGCGCGCGCTGCATGCGCAAAACCAATCGGTGACGCGGGCGCAGGCCGGTGAGCGCATCGCGCTGAATATCGTTGGCGATGTGGAAAAAGCGCAGATCGCCCGCGGCGACTGGCTGCTGGCAGAACCACAACCGCAAGGCACCACGCGTTTAACCGTGGCGCTGCGCTTGCTGCAGCCACTAAAAAGCACCTCGCAGCCCATTCATGTCCATCATGCCGCCAGCCGCGTTACCGGACGCATTATGCTCCTGGCCGATAATCTGGCAGAAATAGTGCTGAATGAACCGCTCTGGCTGGCAGAGAACGATCGGCTGATTATCCGCGACAGCAGCGCCCAGCAAACGTTGGGCGGCGCGCGCGTGCTGCTGCTTAACAGCAAAAAGCGCGGGAAACGTCAGGCGGATTACCTTGCCTGGCTGCAACAACTGGCCGCATCAGAAGGCGATGACGCCAACCTGCGCGCGCATCTGACGTATCAACCCTGCGAATCAGCTGAATTGGCCTGGGCGCGGCAGCTTACGCCGCCTGCGCTGGACGCCCTGATGGAAAATGTCTCACCGGTTCAGCTCGGTAACGCGCTGATGAGTGCCGCACAAGCAGCCAACTGGCAACAGACGCTGCTGGAGGCGTTGGCGCATTTTCATCAGCAGCATCCGGAAGTGCCGGGCATCGGGCAGGATCGTCTGCGCCGGGTAGCAATGTCGCATCAACCGGCCGCATGGGTCTTCGCGCTGATTGAGCAACTGCTGGCACAAGGTCAGCTGCAACAGCGACAGGGCTGGCTCCATCTGCCTGATTTCGAACCGCGCTTTAACCCGCAGGAAGAAATAGTGTGGCAGCAGGTTGGCCCGCTGTTTAGCGACCAGCCGCTATGGGTACGCGATATCGCGCTGACGTTACAGCAGGATGAGCAGACCATTCGCTCGCTGCTGCTTACCGCTGCCCGCCTCGGGCACATTACAGCGATCGTGCGCGATCGCTACTATCGCAGCGACCAGATCCAGATCTTCGCCGATCTGATTCGCCAGCGCGCCGCGCAAGGTGGCAGCACCAGCGCCGCCGATTTCCGCAACCAACTCGGTACCGGGCGTAAAGTGGCGGTGCAGATTCTGGAATTCTTTGACCGCAGCGGCTTCACCCGCCGTCGTGGCAACGATCATCTGCTGCGCGACGCACGCCTGTTCCCCACCTCTTCTGCTTAA
- a CDS encoding type II toxin-antitoxin system ParD family antitoxin: protein MARTMTIDLGDELREFVESLVESGDYRTQSEVVRDSLRLLREKQAESKLEKLRELVREGFESGPGKEWDHEDFLRRAKARVGIYEKDHHDKTGS from the coding sequence ATGGCACGTACCATGACGATCGATTTAGGCGATGAACTGCGCGAGTTTGTTGAATCTCTGGTTGAGTCCGGCGACTACCGTACGCAAAGCGAAGTGGTACGCGACTCGCTGCGTTTGCTGCGTGAGAAACAGGCGGAATCGAAGCTGGAGAAGCTCAGAGAGTTAGTCAGGGAGGGTTTCGAAAGCGGCCCAGGAAAAGAGTGGGATCATGAAGATTTTCTAAGACGTGCAAAAGCCAGGGTAGGCATTTATGAAAAGGACCATCACGATAAAACCGGAAGCTGA
- a CDS encoding type II toxin-antitoxin system RelE/ParE family toxin produces the protein MKRTITIKPEADADLMKIWIYGYWNYGEQLADDYSSRFAQLFDKLAMFDLGRKRPDLGKQIYSLPLGQHVVIYRAEVDEIFIGRILHHSQEISAEF, from the coding sequence ATGAAAAGGACCATCACGATAAAACCGGAAGCTGATGCGGATCTGATGAAGATCTGGATTTATGGATACTGGAATTATGGCGAGCAGTTAGCTGATGATTATAGCTCCAGATTTGCTCAGCTCTTCGACAAACTCGCCATGTTTGATTTAGGTCGCAAACGACCAGATTTAGGTAAGCAGATCTATTCGCTGCCTCTCGGACAGCATGTTGTGATCTATCGCGCTGAAGTGGATGAAATCTTTATCGGCCGCATCTTGCACCACTCGCAGGAAATCAGCGCCGAATTTTAA